One Paraburkholderia caffeinilytica DNA segment encodes these proteins:
- a CDS encoding Dyp-type peroxidase, translating into MANDQPPRPSRRGFLKAGSAAVAAGASLGASAAAQAALGKTSAHSADPQMAVEPFYGLHQGGIVTPQQSHTYVAALDLTTEKRDDVIALLRAWTDAAARMTQGSTAAPLPTGAAAKAELADTRIETQVGTKADARTDNTAYSQANTQAAPDSGDVLGLGPCGLTITFGFGPGLFTKDGKDRYGLASRRPAALVDLPRFNGDQLIAEKTGGDLYIQACANDQQVAFHAVRQLSRLANGVATMRWGQAGFVSGPRGQTPRNLMGFKDGTNNPSTAKPQLMNEFVWARATADAPWMEGGTYTVVRRIRITLEHWDNTEVGFQEQVFGRHKYSGAPIGKKNEFDAVDLKEEDKDGNPVIPENSHVRLSNQASNNGAQILRRSYSYNDGTNFYIERWPPWRQETEYDAGLIFVAHQSDPRTGFIPINDKLAKFDMMNQFTTHVGSAVFAVPPGARPGSYIGAGLFET; encoded by the coding sequence ATGGCAAACGATCAACCCCCGCGGCCCTCCCGGCGCGGTTTTCTGAAGGCCGGCAGCGCGGCGGTCGCAGCGGGCGCAAGCCTCGGTGCGAGCGCCGCCGCCCAGGCTGCGCTCGGCAAGACGTCCGCGCACAGTGCCGATCCGCAGATGGCGGTCGAGCCGTTCTACGGCTTGCATCAAGGCGGCATCGTCACACCGCAGCAAAGTCACACGTACGTCGCCGCACTCGATCTGACGACCGAGAAACGCGACGACGTCATCGCCCTGCTGCGTGCCTGGACCGACGCCGCGGCCCGCATGACGCAAGGCAGCACGGCCGCGCCGCTGCCGACCGGCGCCGCGGCCAAAGCAGAACTGGCCGACACCCGGATTGAGACACAGGTCGGCACGAAAGCCGATGCCAGGACCGATAACACGGCCTACAGCCAGGCCAACACCCAAGCCGCGCCCGATTCCGGCGACGTGCTCGGCCTGGGCCCATGCGGCCTGACAATCACGTTCGGTTTCGGCCCGGGTCTGTTCACGAAGGACGGCAAGGACCGCTACGGCCTCGCCTCGCGCCGCCCGGCCGCGCTCGTCGATCTGCCGCGCTTCAACGGCGACCAGCTCATCGCCGAAAAAACCGGCGGCGACCTGTACATCCAGGCCTGCGCGAACGATCAGCAAGTCGCGTTTCACGCGGTGCGCCAACTGTCGCGCCTCGCTAACGGCGTCGCGACGATGCGCTGGGGCCAGGCCGGTTTCGTGTCGGGTCCGCGCGGTCAGACGCCGCGCAATCTGATGGGTTTCAAGGACGGCACCAACAATCCGTCGACGGCCAAGCCGCAGTTGATGAACGAATTCGTCTGGGCCCGCGCCACCGCCGACGCACCGTGGATGGAAGGCGGCACCTACACCGTGGTACGGCGCATCCGCATCACGCTGGAGCACTGGGACAACACCGAGGTCGGTTTCCAGGAGCAGGTGTTCGGCCGCCACAAATACAGCGGCGCGCCAATCGGCAAGAAAAACGAGTTCGACGCAGTGGACCTGAAGGAAGAAGACAAGGACGGCAATCCGGTGATCCCGGAGAACTCGCATGTGCGCCTGTCGAATCAGGCGAGCAACAACGGCGCGCAGATTCTGCGCCGCTCCTATTCGTACAACGACGGCACGAATTTCTACATCGAGCGCTGGCCGCCATGGCGTCAGGAAACCGAATACGACGCGGGGCTGATTTTCGTGGCTCACCAGAGCGACCCGCGTACCGGCTTCATTCCGATCAACGACAAGCTCGCGAAGTTCGACATGATGAACCAGTTCACGACGCACGTAGGCAGCGCGGTATTCGCGGTGCCGCCGGGCGCCAGGCCGGGTTCGTATATCGGCGCCGGGCTGTTCGAGACGTAA
- a CDS encoding iron ABC transporter substrate-binding protein, translating into MAHSWFGTRLRLVSSAAALTLAAFATEPSTAHAASITLYNAQHEQVVNVLAKDFEKQSGISVKIRNGEGPAMAAQIVAEGAATPADVYFTENSPELMLLEEKGLLSKVDGATLATVPARFNSPTGAWVGVTARETVLAYNTTKLQASQLPQSLFDLAKPEWKGKVGIAPSDSDFLPLVSAVLALKGEAQTVAWLKGLKANAQIFDDDEGVVAAVNRGGVATGIINNYYWARLHAELGDAKTRSAIYHFGNGDAGAMVNVSGAAVLKSAHNTDGAQKFLAYLVSERAQELMAKSHVMFEYPLHAGVAPDPILKPFAELNPPALTIQQLGDDSQAGKLLRQAGLL; encoded by the coding sequence ATGGCTCATTCCTGGTTTGGCACCCGCCTGCGCCTCGTCAGCAGCGCCGCCGCCCTCACGCTGGCCGCCTTCGCGACGGAGCCGTCGACGGCTCACGCGGCGTCGATCACGCTGTACAACGCGCAGCACGAGCAGGTCGTCAATGTGCTCGCCAAAGACTTCGAAAAGCAGTCGGGCATTTCGGTGAAGATCCGCAACGGTGAAGGCCCGGCAATGGCCGCGCAAATCGTCGCGGAAGGCGCAGCGACGCCCGCCGATGTGTATTTCACGGAAAATTCGCCCGAGCTGATGCTGCTCGAAGAGAAAGGCCTGCTGAGCAAGGTGGACGGCGCGACGCTCGCCACCGTGCCGGCGCGCTTCAACTCGCCGACCGGCGCATGGGTGGGCGTGACCGCGCGCGAAACCGTGCTGGCCTACAACACGACCAAGCTGCAGGCATCGCAACTGCCGCAATCGCTGTTCGACCTCGCCAAGCCGGAATGGAAAGGCAAGGTCGGCATTGCACCGAGCGACAGCGACTTCCTGCCGCTGGTGAGCGCCGTGCTCGCGCTCAAGGGTGAAGCGCAAACCGTCGCGTGGCTGAAGGGCCTGAAAGCCAACGCACAGATTTTCGACGACGACGAAGGCGTGGTGGCGGCCGTCAACCGCGGCGGCGTCGCGACCGGCATCATCAATAACTACTACTGGGCGCGTCTGCACGCTGAACTCGGCGATGCGAAAACCCGCAGCGCGATCTATCACTTCGGCAACGGCGACGCCGGCGCAATGGTCAACGTGTCGGGCGCAGCAGTGCTGAAGTCGGCCCACAACACGGACGGCGCGCAGAAGTTTCTCGCCTATCTGGTCAGCGAGCGCGCGCAGGAGTTGATGGCGAAGAGCCACGTCATGTTCGAATATCCGCTGCACGCAGGCGTCGCACCGGATCCGATCCTCAAGCCCTTCGCTGAACTGAACCCGCCGGCGCTGACGATCCAGCAACTCGGCGACGACAGCCAGGCCGGCAAACTGCTGCGCCAGGCAGGCTTGCTATAA
- a CDS encoding ABC transporter permease, whose translation MSDAVSAGPPAVTPAAARVHSRAPRGLFAAAALSALLVLLPIAFTFWRAASFGIGEAVDLIFRPLVGELLVNTLLITISTTLVCAVVGTAAAWFVERTHLPGRRIWAVLTAAPLAMPAFISSYAWVSLSLDLQDFNGALLVLSSAYFPLVYLPVAAALRSMDPALEESARALGCNRWTTFIRVVLPQLRPALLGGMLLVALGVLSEFGAFTLLRFRTFTTQIYAEYRTSFDGGGASLLACLLIVICLVVLAFEFRVRGAARYERVDRGTRRAVLRYDLGAWRWIVVAGFAALAIATLGVPLGMIGYWLTQPGAAAVTPADVSPELLFNATISSLGFGLAAALLTTLLVVPLAFLLVRYPTRCATLFERTVFLAQGIPGLVIALAIVSLAVHALQPLYQSATLLVIAYAMLFMPLALVSVRAAFMQAQPRLEETARALGLSWSQTLFRVVLPLAGPGLGAAAAMVFISVVTELNATLLLSPIDTQTLATQVWADTSTMAFAAAAPYAALLTGISLFASGLLFALLGRSALLGERS comes from the coding sequence ATGAGCGATGCCGTGTCAGCCGGCCCTCCGGCTGTAACCCCCGCCGCGGCGCGCGTCCATTCGCGCGCGCCGCGCGGTTTGTTTGCGGCAGCAGCACTCAGCGCTTTGCTGGTGTTGCTGCCGATTGCGTTTACCTTCTGGCGCGCGGCGAGCTTCGGTATCGGCGAGGCGGTCGATCTGATCTTCCGGCCGCTCGTCGGCGAACTGCTGGTCAACACGCTGCTGATCACCATATCGACCACGCTCGTCTGCGCGGTCGTCGGCACGGCGGCTGCCTGGTTCGTCGAACGCACGCATTTGCCGGGGCGTCGCATCTGGGCCGTGCTCACCGCCGCGCCGCTCGCGATGCCCGCCTTCATTTCGAGCTATGCGTGGGTGTCGCTGAGTCTGGATTTGCAAGACTTCAACGGTGCGTTGCTGGTGCTGAGCTCCGCGTATTTCCCGCTCGTCTATCTGCCGGTGGCCGCGGCGTTGCGCAGCATGGACCCGGCGCTCGAAGAAAGCGCGCGCGCGCTCGGCTGCAATCGCTGGACCACCTTCATTCGCGTCGTGCTGCCGCAACTGCGCCCGGCGCTGCTCGGCGGCATGCTGCTGGTGGCGCTGGGCGTGCTGTCCGAATTCGGCGCGTTTACGCTGCTGCGCTTTCGCACCTTCACCACGCAAATCTATGCGGAATACCGTACCAGTTTCGATGGCGGCGGCGCTTCGCTGCTCGCGTGTCTGCTGATCGTGATCTGCCTCGTCGTGCTGGCGTTCGAGTTTCGGGTACGCGGCGCGGCGCGTTATGAACGCGTCGACCGCGGCACGCGTCGCGCAGTGTTGCGCTACGACCTCGGTGCATGGCGCTGGATCGTCGTGGCTGGATTTGCCGCACTGGCGATCGCGACGCTCGGTGTGCCGCTCGGCATGATCGGCTACTGGCTCACGCAACCGGGCGCGGCCGCCGTCACGCCGGCCGACGTGTCGCCCGAACTGCTGTTCAACGCAACGATCTCATCGCTCGGTTTCGGGCTCGCCGCCGCACTGCTGACCACGCTGCTGGTCGTGCCGCTTGCGTTCCTGCTGGTGCGTTATCCGACGCGCTGCGCGACGCTGTTCGAACGCACCGTGTTTCTGGCGCAAGGGATCCCCGGACTGGTGATCGCGCTGGCCATCGTGTCGCTCGCGGTGCACGCACTGCAGCCGCTTTATCAAAGCGCGACGCTGCTGGTGATCGCTTACGCGATGCTGTTCATGCCGTTGGCGCTGGTGAGCGTGCGCGCCGCCTTCATGCAGGCGCAGCCGCGCCTCGAGGAGACTGCGCGCGCACTCGGCCTGAGCTGGTCGCAAACCCTGTTCCGCGTGGTGCTGCCGCTCGCGGGTCCTGGGCTCGGCGCGGCAGCGGCCATGGTGTTCATCTCGGTCGTCACCGAACTGAACGCGACGCTGCTGCTCTCCCCCATCGACACGCAAACACTCGCGACCCAGGTCTGGGCCGACACGTCGACCATGGCGTTCGCCGCCGCCGCGCCCTATGCGGCGCTGCTTACCGGCATTTCGCTGTTCGCCTCCGGCCTCCTGTTCGCGTTGCTCGGCAGATCGGCATTGCTCGGCGAACGCAGCTGA
- a CDS encoding ABC transporter ATP-binding protein, whose product MSELRIRGLQKSFDGHPVLHGIDLSVERGTLLALLGPSGSGKTTLLRLLCGFERADSGSVEIDGRRVAGDNLHVPSEQRRIGYVPQEGALFPHLSVADNIVFGLPRPQRRARHRVAELLELVGLPANFGTRAPQQLSGGQQQRVALARALAPSPTLVMLDEPFSSLDAALRLETRQAVASALAAAGATAVLVTHDQSEALSLGHEVAVLWDGRLIQTATPETLYRRPVTRELASFVGEAVLLPGVVTQDRVDCELGDLPLCAPMGNGAVDVMVRPEQIRLLRAEETMPNGVASHDAIVQEVIFQGQDAGVALQLQSGARTVVRARVPGYLSPRPGEHVRLAVDGEVTAYPRG is encoded by the coding sequence ATGAGCGAACTTCGTATCCGCGGACTGCAAAAATCGTTCGACGGCCACCCCGTGCTGCACGGCATCGATCTCTCCGTCGAGCGCGGCACGCTGCTCGCGCTGCTTGGACCGTCCGGCAGCGGCAAGACCACCTTGCTGCGGCTGTTGTGCGGCTTCGAACGCGCGGATAGCGGCAGCGTCGAAATCGACGGACGCCGCGTGGCCGGCGACAACCTGCATGTGCCTTCAGAGCAGCGGCGCATCGGTTACGTGCCGCAGGAAGGCGCGCTGTTTCCGCATCTGTCGGTGGCGGACAACATCGTGTTCGGCTTGCCGCGCCCGCAGCGGCGCGCACGCCATCGGGTGGCGGAATTGCTCGAACTGGTCGGCCTGCCGGCGAACTTCGGCACGCGTGCGCCGCAGCAGTTGTCGGGCGGTCAGCAGCAACGTGTGGCGTTGGCTCGCGCACTCGCGCCGTCGCCGACGCTGGTGATGCTCGACGAGCCCTTCTCCTCGCTCGACGCCGCCTTGCGGCTCGAAACGCGGCAAGCGGTGGCCAGCGCCCTCGCCGCTGCGGGCGCTACGGCGGTTCTTGTCACGCACGATCAATCGGAAGCGCTGTCGCTCGGCCATGAGGTCGCGGTGCTGTGGGACGGCCGGCTGATCCAGACCGCCACGCCGGAGACGCTGTACCGCAGGCCGGTGACGCGCGAACTCGCGTCGTTCGTCGGCGAAGCGGTGTTGTTGCCGGGCGTGGTCACGCAGGATCGCGTCGACTGCGAGCTCGGCGACTTGCCGCTGTGCGCGCCGATGGGCAACGGCGCGGTCGATGTGATGGTGCGGCCTGAGCAGATCCGTCTGCTGCGTGCTGAAGAGACCATGCCGAATGGCGTGGCATCTCATGACGCTATCGTGCAGGAAGTGATCTTTCAGGGGCAGGACGCAGGCGTCGCGCTGCAACTGCAGTCCGGCGCGCGGACGGTGGTGCGCGCCAGAGTGCCGGGTTATCTGTCGCCGCGGCCGGGCGAACATGTACGGCTTGCGGTGGATGGCGAGGTGACGGCTTATCCTCGGGGTTGA
- a CDS encoding LysR substrate-binding domain-containing protein encodes MHPEFDVDLLRTFVAVVETGSFTKASTTVHRSQAAVSMQIKRLETMLGTTLFVRDTRNLSLTRPGNTLLEYARRVLALHEEAWSAIVRPEVTGRVVLGAPDDYVSSLLSPVLRRFSNLYPHVEIEIVCAQSTSLAPMLADNKIDLAFVTRDRKLRGEFVRSEPMVWVGASEDTPVLAASPLPVGLYEPGCVARQHTLAALDGAHIRYRAAFSSASLMGLVATVDAGLSVIALTRCSVPSRLAILGEAQGLPKIAPLEIVVARSAKSDRPTCDYLAAQMVQDLSLRPQGRGA; translated from the coding sequence ATGCACCCCGAATTCGACGTCGATTTGCTGCGCACCTTCGTCGCGGTGGTGGAAACGGGTAGCTTCACGAAGGCTTCGACTACCGTGCACCGCTCGCAGGCGGCGGTCAGCATGCAGATCAAGCGGCTCGAAACCATGCTCGGCACCACGTTGTTCGTCCGCGATACGCGCAATCTCTCGCTGACGCGGCCCGGCAATACGCTGCTCGAGTACGCGCGGCGCGTGCTGGCGCTGCATGAAGAGGCGTGGTCGGCGATCGTGCGGCCGGAAGTGACCGGGCGCGTGGTGCTGGGCGCGCCGGACGATTACGTGTCGTCGCTGCTGTCCCCGGTGTTGCGGCGGTTTTCGAATCTGTATCCGCATGTGGAGATCGAGATCGTCTGCGCGCAGAGCACGTCGCTCGCGCCGATGCTGGCGGACAACAAGATCGATCTCGCTTTCGTCACGCGCGATCGCAAATTGCGCGGCGAGTTCGTGCGCAGCGAGCCGATGGTATGGGTGGGGGCATCGGAGGATACGCCGGTGCTGGCGGCGTCGCCTTTGCCCGTGGGGCTTTACGAGCCGGGTTGTGTCGCGCGTCAGCACACGCTGGCCGCGCTGGATGGCGCGCATATCCGCTATCGGGCGGCATTTAGCAGTGCCAGTCTGATGGGTTTGGTGGCGACCGTGGACGCGGGGCTTTCGGTGATCGCGCTCACGCGTTGCAGCGTGCCGTCGCGGCTGGCGATTCTCGGCGAAGCGCAGGGCTTGCCGAAGATCGCGCCGCTGGAAATCGTGGTGGCGCGCAGCGCCAAATCGGATCGGCCCACGTGCGATTATCTGGCCGCGCAGATGGTGCAGGACTTGTCGCTGCGCCCGCAGGGGCGCGGGGCTTAG
- a CDS encoding DMT family transporter: protein MPLTQRQQGAITLAGGGLLMGTLGIFVEEARLGALTLVFFRCLFGFLSLAAYCAWKGFFTRAHFTRRTVALALISGVLMVTQWVGFFDAIHRTSIAVATVVFHVQPFWVVLMGAALFNERLGVDRLGWIATAFVGLVLASGVAATADLQGHASYLIGIGEALAGSVLYASVTLIAKGLGNLRPHLLTLAQCAVGVVCLPFIAPLTTVHIGPMQWFWLIGMGVLHTGLSYVLIYGALPKLTTPIIAVLLFVYPLTAIVVDAVVYGRALSLPQLAGMALIVAASLGVNLGWPLLSMLRPGARARHHAD from the coding sequence ATGCCCCTCACCCAACGTCAACAAGGCGCCATTACGCTGGCCGGTGGCGGACTCCTGATGGGCACGCTCGGCATCTTCGTCGAGGAAGCGCGGCTCGGCGCGCTGACACTGGTGTTCTTTCGCTGCCTGTTCGGTTTCCTCTCGCTCGCGGCGTACTGCGCATGGAAAGGTTTCTTCACACGCGCGCATTTCACGCGCCGCACCGTCGCGCTGGCGCTGATCTCCGGCGTGTTGATGGTCACGCAGTGGGTCGGTTTCTTCGACGCGATTCATCGCACCAGCATTGCGGTGGCGACCGTGGTGTTTCATGTGCAGCCGTTCTGGGTCGTGCTGATGGGCGCGGCGCTGTTCAACGAGCGCCTCGGCGTCGACCGGCTGGGCTGGATCGCGACCGCATTCGTCGGACTTGTTCTGGCCTCGGGCGTCGCGGCTACCGCGGATCTGCAAGGGCATGCGAGCTATCTGATCGGCATCGGCGAAGCATTGGCCGGCTCGGTGCTGTATGCGAGCGTCACGCTGATCGCCAAAGGGCTCGGCAATTTGCGGCCGCACCTGCTGACACTCGCGCAATGCGCGGTTGGCGTGGTGTGTCTGCCCTTCATTGCGCCGCTTACCACCGTGCATATCGGGCCGATGCAGTGGTTCTGGCTGATCGGCATGGGTGTCCTGCACACCGGGCTATCGTATGTGTTGATCTACGGCGCACTACCGAAACTGACCACGCCGATCATCGCCGTGCTGCTGTTCGTCTATCCGCTGACGGCGATCGTAGTCGATGCCGTCGTGTATGGGCGGGCACTGTCGCTGCCGCAACTCGCGGGCATGGCCCTGATCGTGGCCGCGAGTCTCGGCGTAAATCTCGGCTGGCCGTTATTGTCGATGTTGCGTCCCGGCGCACGCGCGCGGCATCACGCCGATTGA
- a CDS encoding Txe/YoeB family addiction module toxin, translated as MFTDEAWDDYRYWQETDRKVLRKINTLLEECRRDPYRGTGKPEALVGSLSGFWSRRITHADRLVYLPRDGKIYVIACRFHYDD; from the coding sequence ATGTTCACCGATGAAGCATGGGACGACTATCGGTATTGGCAGGAAACCGATCGCAAAGTCTTACGCAAGATCAATACGCTGCTTGAGGAGTGCCGGCGCGATCCTTATCGCGGCACTGGAAAACCGGAGGCGCTGGTCGGCAGCTTGAGCGGGTTCTGGTCGCGCCGTATCACGCACGCTGATCGCCTGGTCTATTTGCCGCGAGACGGAAAGATTTACGTGATCGCCTGCCGTTTCCACTACGACGACTGA
- a CDS encoding type II toxin-antitoxin system Phd/YefM family antitoxin: MNVLTYSEARAGFKQAMDDVCRDHTPMLITRQSGENVVMVSLEDFNAMQETLYLLSSSKNAQRLARSIAQLNAGSALPRELLTDEQTEKPQRGGRKGG; encoded by the coding sequence ATGAACGTCCTTACTTACAGCGAGGCGCGTGCCGGCTTCAAGCAAGCGATGGACGACGTCTGCCGCGATCACACGCCCATGCTGATAACCAGACAGAGTGGCGAAAATGTGGTGATGGTTTCGCTCGAGGATTTCAATGCGATGCAAGAAACCTTGTATCTTCTGAGTTCTTCGAAGAATGCCCAGCGGCTCGCCAGGTCTATCGCCCAGTTGAATGCCGGCAGTGCGTTGCCGCGCGAACTGCTGACCGATGAACAAACAGAGAAGCCGCAACGAGGAGGCCGCAAAGGCGGATAG
- a CDS encoding MFS transporter: MNSLTDRTSVVRRRTPLNRSQIAGFWGAWAGWTLDGMDSFIYALVLTPALTELLPRSGYAATPANVGLAGSILFALFLVGWGLSFIWGPLADRFGRTKVLAGTIFTFAIFTGLAATSHNVWELGVYRFIAGVGIGGEWALAGTYVAESWPEDRRKMGAGYLQTGYYAGFFLAAALNYTIGVHYGWRAMFLTGAVPVVVAILVLLRVKESEKWQKAEARTEQVKPLREIFGPTYRRRTWVACILLTIAIVGLWAGAVYEPSAVIQLATKAGMAKNDAIRTASLATGLLSIATILGCLALPPLAERIGRKKTLAVYFTGMAVAIAGSFGWAFYLPNGLAPFIAWLFVLGFFGGNFALFSLWLPEQFETRVRATAFAFCTSFGRFVGAGVNFLLGAAVLHMHTLGVPVALTALAFIVGLFVIPFAPETKGEVLPQ; this comes from the coding sequence ATGAATTCACTAACCGACCGCACGTCGGTCGTGCGGCGCCGCACGCCGCTCAATCGTTCGCAGATCGCAGGTTTTTGGGGAGCGTGGGCCGGCTGGACGCTCGACGGAATGGACTCGTTCATCTACGCGCTCGTGCTGACGCCGGCGTTGACCGAGCTGCTGCCGCGCTCGGGGTACGCCGCGACGCCGGCCAATGTCGGGCTCGCCGGTTCGATTCTGTTCGCGCTGTTTCTGGTCGGCTGGGGGCTGTCGTTCATCTGGGGGCCGCTGGCCGACCGCTTCGGCCGCACCAAGGTGCTGGCGGGCACCATTTTCACGTTCGCCATTTTCACGGGACTTGCAGCGACCTCGCACAACGTGTGGGAACTCGGCGTCTACCGCTTCATTGCCGGGGTCGGCATTGGCGGCGAGTGGGCGTTGGCGGGGACCTATGTGGCAGAGTCATGGCCTGAAGATCGCCGTAAGATGGGCGCGGGTTATCTGCAGACGGGGTACTACGCCGGGTTTTTTCTCGCTGCGGCGCTCAACTACACGATCGGCGTGCATTACGGCTGGCGCGCGATGTTCCTGACCGGCGCGGTGCCGGTGGTGGTGGCGATTCTGGTGCTGCTGCGCGTGAAGGAGTCGGAAAAGTGGCAGAAGGCGGAAGCGCGCACCGAGCAAGTCAAGCCGCTGCGTGAAATCTTCGGGCCGACGTATCGGCGTCGCACGTGGGTCGCTTGCATTCTGTTGACCATCGCGATCGTCGGTTTGTGGGCGGGCGCGGTGTACGAGCCGTCGGCTGTGATTCAACTGGCGACCAAGGCCGGCATGGCGAAGAACGATGCGATCAGGACGGCGTCGCTGGCAACCGGCTTGCTGTCGATTGCGACGATTCTCGGTTGTCTCGCGTTGCCGCCGCTCGCCGAGCGAATCGGCCGCAAGAAGACGCTGGCGGTTTACTTCACCGGCATGGCGGTGGCGATTGCCGGCAGTTTCGGCTGGGCGTTCTATTTGCCGAACGGGCTCGCGCCGTTTATCGCGTGGCTCTTCGTGCTGGGCTTTTTTGGCGGCAATTTCGCGCTGTTCAGCTTGTGGCTGCCGGAACAGTTCGAAACCCGGGTGCGGGCCACGGCGTTCGCGTTCTGCACGTCGTTCGGGCGGTTTGTCGGGGCCGGTGTCAACTTTCTGCTCGGCGCGGCGGTGCTGCATATGCATACGCTGGGCGTGCCGGTGGCGTTGACGGCGCTGGCGTTTATCGTCGGCTTGTTCGTGATCCCGTTTGCGCCGGAGACGAAAGGAGAGGTGTTGCCGCAGTGA
- a CDS encoding GntR family transcriptional regulator has translation MSNATDGFPLDAPARSPLLPAAAPRESMSHVIAEALRAAIVDGTLAPGAPLRQDAIARHFSVSAIPVREALRQLESEGWARAAVHKGATVAPLSADEAREIYEIRAALESLAIGLAIPNHTEATLRESAALCRAAEREPDPSLYVARNVAFHMSLYAPAARSQLEDMIGTLHRRGERYLRLKFGLPSYKGESDNEHAALLDAVQRRDIPAAQSLVAAHLLGTGDLLYRFLTERAQAEAALANQPRPRARRTRATTGS, from the coding sequence ATGAGCAACGCAACAGATGGTTTTCCCCTGGACGCCCCGGCGCGCAGCCCGCTTCTACCCGCGGCGGCGCCGCGTGAGAGCATGTCCCATGTCATCGCGGAGGCGCTGCGCGCGGCGATTGTCGACGGCACCCTGGCGCCTGGCGCACCGTTGCGGCAGGACGCAATCGCGCGGCATTTCTCGGTGAGTGCAATTCCCGTGCGCGAAGCTTTGCGTCAGCTCGAAAGCGAAGGCTGGGCGAGAGCCGCCGTGCATAAAGGCGCAACCGTCGCGCCCTTGTCGGCGGATGAAGCGCGCGAAATCTATGAGATTCGCGCCGCGCTGGAGAGCCTTGCCATCGGCCTCGCGATTCCGAATCACACCGAGGCCACGCTGCGCGAATCCGCCGCGCTCTGCCGCGCCGCCGAGCGCGAGCCGGACCCGTCGTTGTACGTCGCGCGCAACGTCGCGTTTCATATGAGCCTGTATGCGCCCGCTGCCCGTTCGCAACTCGAGGACATGATCGGCACGCTGCATCGGCGCGGCGAGCGGTATCTGCGCCTGAAGTTCGGCTTGCCGTCGTACAAGGGCGAGTCGGACAATGAACACGCCGCCTTGCTCGACGCCGTACAACGTCGTGATATTCCCGCTGCACAATCCCTGGTCGCCGCGCATCTGCTCGGCACCGGCGACCTGCTCTACCGTTTCCTGACCGAACGCGCGCAGGCGGAAGCCGCGCTCGCGAACCAACCCAGGCCGCGTGCCAGACGCACGCGCGCCACCACCGGGAGCTGA